In Streptomyces sp. TS71-3, the following proteins share a genomic window:
- a CDS encoding lactate utilization protein B — MTGTFVGMPAFPSAARKALSNETLRGNLRYATHTIRAKRAGAVSELDDWAALREAGREIKDQALRHLDRYLLQMEEAVTAAGGVVHWAADADEANRIVTGLVKATGESDVVKVKSMATQEIGLNEALEAEGIHAYETDLAELIVQLGKDRPSHILVPAIHRNRGEIRDIFTREMSEWGRPAPEGLSDTPAQLAEAARLHLREKFLRAKVGISGANFMVAETGTLVVFESEGNGRMCLTLPETLISVVGIEKLVPTWRDMEVFLQTLPRSSTAERMNPYTSMWTGTRDDDGPRTFHLVLLDNGRTDTLADRVGRQALRCIRCSACLNVCPVYERAGGHAYGSVYPGPIGAILSPQLRGTASEIDASLPYASSLCGACYEVCPVAIDIPEVLVHLRERVVEGGPVVRQGAKVTLRPARGHAAERAAMRAARWAFSHPGALRAGQRLASGARRLTPRTLPGPGRAWTATRDLPALPPEPFREWWRRTRQQEAGRPAPADRGEDQQ, encoded by the coding sequence ATGACCGGCACCTTCGTGGGAATGCCCGCCTTCCCCTCGGCCGCCAGAAAGGCGCTGTCCAACGAGACGCTCCGCGGCAACCTGCGGTACGCCACGCACACCATCCGTGCCAAACGCGCCGGTGCGGTGTCCGAGCTGGACGACTGGGCCGCGCTGCGCGAGGCCGGCCGGGAGATCAAGGACCAGGCGCTGCGCCACCTCGACCGCTACCTGCTCCAGATGGAGGAAGCGGTGACCGCCGCCGGCGGCGTGGTGCACTGGGCGGCCGACGCCGACGAGGCCAACCGCATCGTCACCGGCCTGGTGAAGGCGACCGGCGAGAGCGACGTCGTCAAGGTGAAGTCGATGGCCACCCAGGAGATCGGTCTCAACGAGGCCCTGGAGGCCGAGGGCATCCACGCCTACGAGACCGACCTCGCGGAACTCATCGTCCAGCTCGGCAAGGACAGGCCCTCCCACATACTCGTCCCCGCGATCCACCGCAACCGCGGCGAGATCCGGGACATCTTCACCCGGGAGATGAGCGAGTGGGGCCGCCCCGCCCCCGAGGGGCTGAGCGACACGCCCGCCCAGCTGGCCGAGGCCGCCCGGCTCCACCTGCGCGAGAAGTTCCTGCGCGCCAAGGTCGGCATCTCCGGCGCCAACTTCATGGTCGCCGAGACCGGCACGCTCGTCGTCTTCGAGTCCGAGGGCAACGGCCGGATGTGCCTGACGCTGCCCGAGACCCTGATCTCGGTGGTCGGCATCGAGAAGCTGGTGCCGACCTGGCGGGACATGGAGGTCTTCCTCCAGACCCTGCCGCGCTCCTCGACGGCCGAGCGGATGAACCCCTACACGTCCATGTGGACCGGCACCAGGGACGACGACGGCCCGCGGACCTTCCACCTGGTGCTGCTCGACAACGGCCGCACGGACACCCTCGCCGACCGGGTGGGCAGGCAGGCCCTGCGCTGCATCCGCTGCTCCGCCTGCCTCAACGTCTGCCCGGTGTACGAGCGCGCGGGCGGCCACGCCTACGGGTCGGTGTACCCGGGCCCGATCGGGGCGATCCTCAGCCCGCAGTTGCGCGGCACCGCCAGCGAGATCGACGCGTCGCTGCCGTACGCGTCCTCGCTCTGCGGCGCCTGCTACGAGGTCTGTCCGGTCGCCATCGACATCCCGGAAGTCCTGGTGCACCTGCGGGAGCGCGTCGTCGAGGGCGGGCCCGTGGTCCGGCAGGGTGCGAAGGTGACGCTCCGGCCGGCCCGCGGGCACGCGGCGGAGCGCGCCGCGATGCGCGCCGCACGCTGGGCGTTCAGCCATCCGGGCGCCCTGCGCGCCGGCCAGCGCCTGGCGTCCGGCGCCCGGCGCCTGACGCCCCGCACCCTGCCGGGACCGGGACGGGCGTGGACGGCGACCCGGGATCTGCCGGCGCTGCCCCCGGAACCGTTCCGCGAATGGTGGCGGCGCACCCGGCAGCAGGAAGCGGGCCGGCCGGCCCCGGCCGACCGCGGGGAGGACCAGCAGTGA
- a CDS encoding (Fe-S)-binding protein has product MRVALFLTCVNDTLYPDTGRAVVKLLTRLGVEVDFPMAQTCCGQAHYNTGYRHEAEPLARQFSDVFRDYEAIVVPSGSCAAMVRELYPRLGERARAEGRGDALAEQLAPVVPKTYELTEFLVDVLGVTDVGAYYPHTVTYHPTCHGLRSLRLGDRPRQLLSAVRGLELVELPGAEECCGFGGTFAVKNSDVSAAMGADKVRNAASTGADVLCAADNSCLMHIGGTMARLGTSARPARAVHIAEILASTEEEALA; this is encoded by the coding sequence ATGCGTGTCGCCCTGTTCCTGACGTGCGTCAACGACACGCTCTATCCCGACACCGGTCGCGCCGTGGTCAAACTCCTGACCAGGCTGGGTGTCGAGGTGGACTTCCCGATGGCGCAGACCTGCTGCGGGCAGGCCCACTACAACACCGGATATCGGCACGAGGCCGAACCCCTGGCCCGGCAGTTCTCCGATGTCTTCAGGGACTACGAGGCGATCGTGGTGCCATCGGGGTCCTGCGCGGCGATGGTGCGGGAACTGTACCCGCGCCTCGGCGAACGGGCCCGCGCGGAGGGCCGCGGGGACGCGCTCGCCGAGCAGCTCGCGCCCGTCGTGCCGAAGACCTACGAACTCACGGAGTTCCTGGTCGACGTGCTGGGCGTGACCGACGTCGGCGCCTACTACCCGCACACCGTCACCTACCACCCCACCTGCCACGGGCTGCGCTCGCTGCGCCTCGGCGACCGGCCGCGTCAGCTGCTGTCCGCGGTCCGGGGCCTGGAGTTGGTGGAGCTGCCCGGTGCCGAGGAGTGCTGCGGTTTCGGGGGCACCTTCGCGGTGAAGAACTCCGATGTCTCCGCGGCCATGGGCGCCGACAAGGTGCGCAACGCCGCGTCGACCGGGGCCGACGTGCTGTGCGCCGCGGACAACTCCTGCCTGATGCACATCGGCGGCACCATGGCCCGGCTGGGCACGTCCGCCCGGCCCGCCCGCGCTGTCCACATCGCCGAGATCCTGGCGAGCACCGAAGAGGAGGCCCTGGCATGA
- a CDS encoding rhamnulokinase family protein, with translation MSAFVCAAVDLGASSGRVMTGRVSPGGRWAPGGLALTQAHRFPNRPLRLPEGLRWDVLALYGGVLDGLRAAGPVDSVGIDSWAVDYGLLDADGALLGNPVHYRDDRTDGVAERVWRTVPAEELYAATGMQHVPFNTLYQLVAARGSAQFAAARRLLLIPDLIAYWLTGEAGTELTNASTTQLIDPRTRDWSYPVAERLGIDLSLFAPLRRPGDPAGQLLADVLAETGMAGPVPVTAVGSHDTASAVAAVPAQDGAAFAYVCTGTWSLAGLELDAPVVSEESRAANFTNELGLDGTVRYLRNIMGLWLLQECLKEWGDPPLEPLLREAAALPALRWVVDAGDPAFLAPGGMERRIATACRERGHPVPASRAEVTRCILDSLALAHRRAIEEAQRLSGRHVDVVHVVGGGARNALLCRLTADACGLPVVAGPAEAAAFGNVLVQARARGLVGDLPGMRALLAATQQLTRYEPAGDRAAWDRAAGQDAAAW, from the coding sequence ATGAGTGCGTTCGTGTGCGCCGCGGTCGACCTGGGCGCCTCCAGCGGGCGGGTGATGACCGGCCGGGTCTCCCCCGGCGGTCGCTGGGCGCCCGGGGGCCTGGCCCTCACTCAGGCGCACCGCTTCCCCAACCGGCCGCTGCGCCTGCCCGAGGGGCTGCGCTGGGACGTCCTGGCGCTGTACGGCGGGGTGCTGGACGGGCTGCGGGCCGCCGGGCCCGTCGACTCGGTCGGCATCGACAGCTGGGCCGTGGACTACGGCCTGCTGGACGCCGACGGCGCCCTGCTCGGCAACCCGGTGCACTATCGCGACGACCGCACCGACGGGGTGGCCGAGCGGGTGTGGCGGACGGTGCCGGCCGAGGAGCTGTACGCCGCGACCGGGATGCAGCACGTCCCGTTCAACACCCTCTACCAGCTGGTGGCGGCCCGTGGCAGCGCGCAGTTCGCCGCGGCCCGGCGGCTGCTGCTCATTCCCGACCTGATCGCGTACTGGCTGACCGGCGAGGCGGGCACCGAGCTCACCAACGCCTCGACCACCCAGCTCATCGATCCGCGCACCCGCGACTGGTCGTACCCGGTGGCCGAGCGGCTCGGCATCGACCTCTCACTCTTCGCGCCGCTGCGCCGGCCCGGCGACCCGGCGGGGCAGCTGCTCGCGGACGTGCTGGCCGAGACGGGCATGGCCGGTCCCGTGCCGGTCACCGCGGTCGGCTCGCACGACACCGCGTCCGCGGTCGCCGCGGTGCCCGCTCAGGACGGTGCAGCCTTCGCCTACGTGTGCACCGGCACCTGGTCCCTGGCGGGCCTCGAACTCGATGCGCCGGTGGTCAGCGAGGAGAGCCGCGCGGCCAACTTCACCAACGAGCTGGGCCTGGACGGCACGGTGCGCTACCTGCGCAACATCATGGGCCTCTGGCTGCTCCAGGAGTGCCTGAAGGAGTGGGGCGACCCCCCGCTGGAGCCGCTGCTGCGCGAGGCCGCGGCGCTGCCCGCACTGCGCTGGGTGGTGGACGCCGGGGATCCGGCGTTCCTCGCGCCCGGCGGCATGGAGCGGCGCATCGCCACCGCATGCCGCGAGCGCGGCCACCCCGTGCCGGCCAGCCGGGCGGAGGTGACCCGCTGCATCCTGGACTCGCTCGCCCTCGCCCACCGGCGCGCCATCGAGGAGGCCCAGCGCCTCTCGGGCAGGCATGTGGACGTCGTGCACGTCGTCGGCGGCGGCGCCCGCAACGCCCTGCTGTGCCGGCTGACCGCGGACGCCTGCGGCCTGCCGGTGGTCGCGGGGCCCGCGGAGGCGGCCGCGTTCGGCAACGTCCTCGTCCAGGCGCGCGCCCGCGGCCTGGTCGGCGACCTGCCGGGGATGCGCGCCCTGCTCGCCGCCACCCAGCAGCTCACCCGGTACGAGCCGGCCGGCGACCGGGCCGCATGGGACCGCGCCGCCGGCCAGGACGCGGCGGCATGGTGA
- a CDS encoding bifunctional aldolase/short-chain dehydrogenase: protein MTREIRDAGETADAPAAAARHPRVDELLTRSHRLGADPRNTNYAGGNASAKGTATDPVTGGETELMWVKGSGGDLGTLTEQGLAVLRLDRLRALRDVYPGVEREDEMVAAFDYCLHGRGGAAPSIDTAMHGLVDAPHVDHLHPDSGIALACAADGEKLTAECFGESVVWVPWRRPGFQLGLDIAAVHDAHPEAIGCVLGGHGITAWGSTSEECERNALHIIRTAERFLADRGRPEPFGPVLDGYRPLPEPERRERAAALAPVLRGLASQDRPQVGHYTDSPEVLDFLSRTEHPRLASLGTSCPDHFLRTKVRPLVLDLPPTASLDEAVERLKELHAAYRREYAAYYARHARPDSPPMRGADPAIVLVPGVGMFSYGKDKQTARVAGEFYVNAIHVMHGAEAVSSYQPIVESEKFRIEYWALEEAKLRRMPPPKPLATRIALVTGAGSGIGRATARRLAAEGACVVVADVNAGGAEAVARELGGPDTAVAVHADVTSEEQIQAAVRQAVLAFGGLDLVVNNAGISVSKPLLETTVDDWDLQHAIMARGSFLVSREAARVMTAQGLGGDIVYITSKNAVFAGPNNIAYSATKADQAHQVRLLAAELGEHGIRVNGINPDAVVRGSGIFAGGWGAKRAAVYGVPEERLGEFYAQRTLLKREVLPEHVANAVFALTGGDLSHTTGLHIPVDAGVAAAFLR from the coding sequence ATGACCCGCGAGATCAGGGACGCCGGGGAGACCGCGGACGCGCCGGCAGCGGCCGCGCGGCATCCACGCGTGGACGAGCTGCTGACCCGCTCCCACCGGCTGGGCGCCGACCCGCGCAACACCAACTACGCCGGCGGCAACGCCTCCGCCAAGGGCACCGCCACCGACCCCGTCACCGGCGGCGAGACCGAGCTGATGTGGGTCAAGGGCTCCGGCGGCGACCTGGGCACCCTCACCGAGCAGGGCCTCGCGGTGCTCCGCCTCGACCGGCTGCGGGCGCTCAGGGATGTCTACCCGGGGGTGGAGCGCGAGGACGAGATGGTCGCCGCGTTCGACTACTGCCTGCACGGCAGGGGCGGGGCGGCGCCGTCCATCGACACCGCGATGCACGGCCTCGTCGACGCCCCGCACGTGGACCACCTGCACCCCGACTCCGGGATCGCCCTGGCCTGCGCCGCCGACGGCGAGAAGCTCACCGCCGAGTGCTTCGGCGAGAGCGTGGTGTGGGTGCCCTGGCGCCGGCCCGGCTTCCAGCTGGGGCTGGACATCGCGGCCGTGCACGACGCCCACCCCGAGGCCATCGGCTGCGTCCTGGGCGGCCACGGCATCACCGCCTGGGGCAGCACGTCCGAGGAGTGCGAGCGCAACGCCCTGCACATCATCCGCACGGCGGAGCGGTTCCTCGCGGACCGCGGCAGGCCCGAGCCGTTCGGGCCGGTCCTGGACGGCTACCGGCCGCTGCCCGAGCCCGAGCGCCGGGAGCGTGCCGCCGCGCTCGCCCCGGTGCTCCGCGGCCTCGCCTCGCAGGACCGCCCGCAGGTGGGCCACTACACCGACAGCCCCGAGGTGCTCGACTTCCTCTCCCGGACCGAGCATCCCCGCCTGGCCTCCCTCGGCACCTCCTGCCCCGACCACTTCCTGCGCACCAAGGTCCGCCCGCTGGTGCTCGACCTGCCACCCACCGCCTCCCTGGACGAGGCGGTGGAACGGCTGAAGGAGCTGCACGCCGCCTACCGCCGGGAGTACGCGGCCTACTACGCGCGACACGCCCGGCCCGACTCGCCCCCGATGCGCGGCGCCGACCCGGCGATCGTGCTGGTGCCGGGCGTGGGCATGTTCAGCTACGGCAAGGACAAGCAGACCGCGCGGGTGGCGGGCGAGTTCTACGTGAACGCCATCCATGTGATGCACGGCGCGGAGGCGGTGTCCTCGTACCAGCCCATCGTGGAGTCGGAGAAGTTCCGCATCGAGTACTGGGCGCTGGAGGAGGCCAAGCTGCGGCGGATGCCCCCGCCGAAGCCGCTCGCGACCCGGATCGCCCTGGTGACCGGCGCCGGTTCGGGCATCGGCCGGGCGACCGCGCGGCGGCTCGCCGCGGAGGGCGCCTGCGTGGTGGTCGCCGACGTGAACGCCGGCGGCGCCGAGGCCGTCGCCCGCGAACTGGGCGGCCCGGACACCGCGGTGGCCGTGCACGCCGACGTCACCAGCGAGGAGCAGATCCAGGCGGCCGTACGGCAGGCCGTGCTCGCCTTCGGCGGGCTCGACCTGGTCGTGAACAACGCCGGCATCTCCGTCTCCAAGCCGCTGCTGGAGACCACGGTCGACGACTGGGACCTGCAACACGCCATCATGGCCCGCGGCTCCTTCCTGGTCTCCCGCGAGGCCGCCCGGGTGATGACGGCGCAGGGCCTCGGCGGCGACATCGTCTACATCACCTCGAAGAACGCCGTCTTCGCCGGTCCCAACAACATCGCCTACTCCGCCACCAAGGCCGACCAGGCCCACCAGGTGCGGCTGCTCGCGGCCGAGCTGGGCGAGCACGGCATCCGCGTCAACGGCATCAACCCCGACGCAGTGGTGCGCGGCTCGGGCATCTTCGCGGGCGGCTGGGGCGCCAAGCGCGCGGCGGTCTACGGGGTTCCGGAGGAGCGGCTGGGCGAGTTCTACGCCCAGCGCACCCTGCTCAAACGCGAGGTGCTGCCCGAGCACGTCGCGAACGCCGTCTTCGCGCTCACCGGCGGCGACCTGTCGCACACGACCGGCCTGCACATCCCGGTGGACGCGGGTGTCGCGGCCGCCTTCCTGCGGTGA
- the rhaI gene encoding L-rhamnose isomerase has protein sequence MPDLSTVKAALAAQHIETPSWAYGNSGTRFKVFAQPGVPRTPQEKLDDAARVHEHTGVAPTVALHIPWDRVDDYAALAAYAQERGLGLGAINSNVFQDDDYKLGSVANPDPAVRRKALGHLLECVDIMDATGSRDLKLWFSDGTNYPGQDDLHARQDRFAEALAAVYERLGDGQRMLLEYKLFEPAFYATDVPDWGTAYAHCLKLGPKAQVVVDTGHHAPGTNIEFIVAFLLREERLGGFDFNSRFYADDDLMVGAADPFQLFRIMYEVVRGGGLDAGIAFMLDQCHNIEPKIPAIIRSVMNVQEATAKALLVDAEALKEAQLAGDVLGANAVVMDAYNTDVRPLLAEVRTDAGLDPDPLAAYRASGWQEHIVADRVGGTQAGWGA, from the coding sequence ATGCCCGATCTCTCGACCGTGAAGGCGGCGCTGGCGGCCCAGCACATCGAGACACCGTCCTGGGCCTACGGCAACTCCGGCACCCGCTTCAAGGTTTTTGCCCAGCCAGGCGTGCCCCGCACCCCGCAGGAGAAGCTGGACGACGCCGCCCGGGTCCACGAGCACACCGGCGTGGCGCCGACGGTGGCCCTCCACATCCCCTGGGACCGGGTCGACGACTACGCGGCCCTCGCGGCGTACGCACAGGAGCGGGGCCTCGGGCTCGGGGCGATCAACTCCAACGTCTTCCAGGACGACGACTACAAGCTCGGCTCCGTCGCCAACCCGGACCCGGCCGTCCGCCGCAAGGCGCTCGGCCACCTGCTGGAGTGCGTCGACATCATGGACGCCACCGGCTCGCGCGACCTGAAGCTGTGGTTCTCCGACGGCACCAACTACCCGGGCCAGGACGACCTGCACGCCCGCCAGGACCGGTTCGCCGAAGCCCTGGCCGCGGTGTACGAGCGGCTGGGCGACGGCCAGCGGATGCTGCTGGAGTACAAGCTCTTCGAGCCCGCCTTCTACGCCACCGACGTGCCGGACTGGGGCACCGCCTACGCGCACTGCCTGAAGCTCGGGCCGAAGGCGCAGGTCGTGGTGGACACCGGGCACCACGCGCCGGGCACCAACATCGAGTTCATCGTCGCCTTCCTGCTCCGCGAGGAGAGGCTCGGCGGCTTCGACTTCAACTCCCGCTTCTACGCGGACGACGACCTGATGGTGGGCGCGGCGGACCCGTTCCAGCTCTTCAGGATCATGTACGAGGTGGTGCGCGGCGGCGGCCTCGACGCCGGGATCGCCTTCATGCTCGACCAGTGCCACAACATCGAGCCCAAGATCCCGGCGATCATCCGCTCGGTGATGAACGTCCAGGAGGCGACGGCGAAGGCCCTGCTGGTGGACGCCGAGGCGCTGAAGGAGGCGCAGCTCGCGGGCGACGTGCTGGGCGCGAACGCGGTGGTGATGGACGCGTACAACACGGATGTGCGCCCGCTGCTCGCCGAGGTGCGCACCGACGCCGGGCTCGACCCGGACCCGCTCGCGGCCTACCGTGCGTCGGGCTGGCAGGAGCACATCGTCGCGGACCGCGTGGGCGGGACGCAGGCCGGATGGGGGGCGTAG